One Mycolicibacterium pulveris genomic region harbors:
- a CDS encoding ABC transporter permease, giving the protein MAVPTVARTAAPASRPDSTTRPGPLVSATVAILVAATGIPLGYVVWGAVSVGWDRAYELVVRPRVGELLYNTVALVAITVPLCVLIGVGVAWLVERTDLPGRAVWRPLFVAPLAVPAFVNSYAWVGVVPSLHGLWAGVLISTLSYFPFMYLPVAATLRRLDPAVEESARALGSDSVTVFFRVVLPQLRLAILGGGLLIGVHLLAEYGAFAMVRFDTFTVAIFQQFQVTFDGAAGSMLAGVLVLLCLALLVAEAAARGNARFARIGSGAPSVITPIRLGRSVIPASAALVALAALALGVPTWTILRWLWIGGAEVWDFGDIVTSLSQTIGLAAAAAALTTLLAFPVAWVAVRSSGFLARAAEGANYVASSLPGIVTALALVTVTISVAPVLYQSVALIVFAYVLLFMPRALVNVRAGLAQVPTSLEEASRSLGSSPTATFFRVTLRLTAPAAAAGAALVFVAVATELTATLLLAPTGTNTLSMRFWSLSSELDYAAAAPYALALVVLAIPVTLILLRQSAKAAAL; this is encoded by the coding sequence GTGGCCGTCCCCACCGTCGCCCGCACCGCAGCACCGGCCTCGCGGCCGGACAGCACCACCCGGCCGGGCCCGCTGGTTTCGGCAACCGTTGCGATTCTGGTTGCCGCGACGGGCATTCCGCTCGGCTACGTGGTGTGGGGTGCTGTCTCGGTCGGATGGGACCGCGCCTACGAACTGGTGGTGCGGCCCCGCGTCGGCGAGCTTCTGTACAACACCGTCGCGCTGGTGGCCATCACCGTGCCGCTCTGCGTGCTGATCGGGGTCGGGGTGGCCTGGCTGGTGGAACGCACCGACCTACCCGGACGGGCAGTCTGGCGTCCGTTGTTCGTTGCGCCGCTTGCCGTTCCGGCGTTCGTCAACAGTTACGCCTGGGTGGGTGTGGTGCCCTCGCTGCACGGGCTGTGGGCTGGGGTGTTGATCTCCACGCTTTCCTACTTCCCGTTCATGTACCTGCCCGTCGCGGCGACCTTACGTCGACTCGACCCGGCGGTGGAGGAATCGGCGCGGGCGCTGGGATCGGATTCGGTGACGGTGTTCTTCCGCGTGGTGCTGCCCCAACTGCGGCTGGCGATTCTGGGCGGCGGCCTGTTGATCGGTGTGCATCTGCTCGCCGAATACGGTGCTTTCGCGATGGTGCGCTTCGACACCTTCACCGTGGCGATCTTCCAACAGTTCCAGGTGACGTTCGACGGTGCCGCGGGCAGCATGCTCGCCGGGGTTCTGGTGTTGCTCTGCCTTGCCTTGTTGGTCGCCGAGGCCGCGGCACGCGGCAACGCCCGCTTCGCCAGAATCGGATCCGGCGCGCCCTCGGTGATCACCCCGATTCGGCTGGGTCGCAGCGTGATCCCTGCCTCCGCAGCGCTTGTCGCGCTGGCTGCCCTGGCGCTCGGCGTGCCGACGTGGACCATTCTGCGCTGGCTGTGGATCGGCGGCGCCGAGGTGTGGGACTTCGGGGACATCGTCACCTCGCTGAGTCAGACCATCGGGTTGGCCGCGGCAGCGGCGGCGCTGACGACCTTGCTCGCGTTCCCCGTGGCGTGGGTGGCGGTGCGCTCCAGCGGTTTTCTTGCCCGCGCAGCCGAAGGGGCCAACTACGTCGCCAGCTCGTTACCCGGCATCGTCACCGCGCTGGCGCTGGTCACGGTCACCATCTCCGTTGCGCCCGTTCTATACCAGAGCGTCGCGCTGATCGTGTTCGCTTACGTGCTGCTGTTCATGCCGCGCGCACTGGTCAACGTCCGCGCCGGGCTGGCTCAGGTTCCGACCAGCCTCGAGGAGGCCTCTCGCTCGCTCGGCAGTTCGCCGACCGCCACGTTCTTCCGCGTCACGCTGCGCCTGACCGCGCCCGCCGCGGCCGCCGGGGCCGCACTGGTGTTCGTCGCTGTCGCCACCGAGTTGACCGCCACCCTTCTGCTCGCGCCGACGGGCACCAACACGCTGTCGATGAGGTTCTGGTCGTTGTCCAGCGAGCTGGACTACGCCGCCGCCGCGCCGTACGCGCTGGCGTTGGTGGTGCTGGCGATACCGGTGACGCTCATCCTGCTGCGCCAGTCGGCGAAGGCGGCCGCGCTATGA
- a CDS encoding alpha-hydroxy-acid oxidizing protein encodes MAFSDYQLEIYFQGLSGVLPALPMAFAELEAKAQAAMSPSMWSYVAGGAGDERTQRVNVTAFDHWGLMPRMFVGANERDLSVELFGMTLPSPALLAPVGVIGLCAQDGHGDLATARAAARTGVPMIASTMSADPMEQVAAELGDTPGFFQLYTPTDRELAASFVHRAEAAGFKGIVVTLDTWIPGWRPRDLTSSNFPFLRGLCLANYTTDPVFRASLAQPPEENSQGAVLRWAQIFGNPLTWDDLPWLRSLTDLPLIVKGICHPDDARRAKDGGVDAIYCSNHGGRQANGGIPAIDCLPAVVDAADGLPVWFDSGIRSGTDIVKALALGADAVAVGRPYAYGLALGGVDGIVHVLRSLLAEADVTMAVDGYRSLKELTPEAMRRVT; translated from the coding sequence ATGGCGTTCAGCGACTACCAACTCGAGATCTACTTTCAGGGCCTGTCCGGCGTGCTGCCGGCACTGCCGATGGCGTTCGCGGAACTGGAGGCCAAGGCCCAAGCCGCGATGTCCCCGTCGATGTGGTCCTATGTCGCCGGCGGAGCAGGCGACGAACGCACCCAGCGCGTCAACGTCACCGCTTTCGACCACTGGGGGCTGATGCCGCGGATGTTTGTCGGCGCCAATGAGCGCGACCTGTCGGTGGAGTTGTTCGGGATGACGCTGCCCTCGCCGGCGCTGCTGGCGCCGGTGGGCGTCATCGGACTCTGCGCCCAGGACGGCCACGGTGACCTCGCCACCGCGCGGGCCGCCGCGCGCACCGGCGTGCCGATGATCGCGTCGACGATGTCGGCCGACCCGATGGAACAGGTGGCCGCCGAATTAGGTGACACCCCAGGCTTTTTCCAGCTTTACACCCCCACCGATCGCGAGCTGGCGGCCAGCTTCGTGCACCGCGCCGAGGCGGCCGGGTTCAAGGGCATCGTCGTCACCCTGGACACGTGGATTCCCGGGTGGCGCCCCCGCGACCTGACGTCGTCGAACTTTCCGTTTCTTCGCGGGCTGTGTCTGGCCAACTACACCACCGATCCGGTGTTCCGGGCGAGCCTGGCGCAGCCGCCCGAGGAGAATTCCCAAGGCGCGGTGTTGCGGTGGGCGCAGATCTTCGGCAACCCGTTGACCTGGGATGACCTGCCGTGGCTGCGCTCGCTCACCGATCTGCCGCTCATCGTCAAGGGCATCTGCCACCCCGACGACGCCCGCCGCGCCAAGGACGGCGGCGTGGACGCCATCTACTGCTCCAATCACGGCGGGCGGCAGGCCAACGGCGGAATTCCTGCCATCGACTGTTTGCCCGCGGTGGTCGACGCCGCCGACGGGCTACCCGTGTGGTTCGACTCCGGCATCCGCAGCGGCACCGACATCGTCAAGGCGCTCGCACTGGGCGCCGACGCCGTGGCCGTCGGCAGGCCCTACGCCTACGGGCTCGCCCTGGGCGGTGTCGACGGCATCGTGCACGTGCTGCGGTCACTGCTGGCCGAGGCCGATGTGACCATGGCCGTCGACGGTTACCGCTCGCTGAAAGAACTGACCCCGGAGGCGATGCGGCGCGTCACCTGA
- a CDS encoding DUF1206 domain-containing protein, with product MTHKSLHGVADRATDSDAFEYTARAGFAVSGVLHLLVGYLILRIALGSGGNADQSGALATLAQRTGGAVLLWVVAAGLFALGLWRVAEAVVGPRPGEGSRRADDDTPAWKRAKSLGLAVVNFAIAFSAARFAMGSGQQSAQQNAGLSAQMMQSGWGKAVLVAVGLGLIGVGGYHVYKGVTKRFCKDLRGGVGSGVSAVGITGYAAKGLALAGAGLLVVVATLQADPSKATGLDAAVKALGEAPFGQFLLVLAAVGIAAFGIYNFVRARFGRM from the coding sequence ATGACCCACAAGTCGTTACATGGCGTCGCCGACCGCGCCACCGACAGTGACGCGTTCGAATACACCGCGCGCGCCGGGTTCGCGGTCAGCGGCGTACTGCACCTGCTGGTCGGCTACCTGATTCTTCGGATCGCCCTGGGGTCAGGCGGCAACGCCGACCAATCCGGGGCGTTGGCGACGCTGGCGCAGCGAACCGGTGGCGCGGTGTTGCTGTGGGTCGTCGCCGCGGGCTTGTTCGCCCTCGGGCTCTGGCGCGTCGCCGAGGCGGTCGTCGGCCCGCGGCCCGGGGAGGGATCGCGGCGCGCCGACGACGACACCCCGGCGTGGAAGCGCGCGAAGTCGCTCGGCCTGGCCGTGGTCAATTTCGCGATCGCGTTCTCGGCGGCCCGCTTCGCCATGGGCAGCGGACAGCAGAGCGCCCAGCAGAACGCCGGGCTGAGCGCACAGATGATGCAGTCGGGCTGGGGCAAGGCGGTGCTGGTCGCGGTGGGGCTCGGGCTGATCGGTGTCGGCGGCTACCACGTCTACAAGGGCGTGACGAAGCGCTTCTGCAAGGACCTGCGCGGCGGCGTCGGATCCGGGGTCAGCGCTGTCGGGATCACCGGCTACGCGGCCAAGGGGCTGGCCCTGGCCGGCGCGGGCCTGCTGGTCGTCGTGGCCACGCTGCAGGCCGACCCGTCCAAGGCGACGGGACTGGATGCGGCGGTCAAGGCGCTCGGCGAGGCGCCGTTCGGCCAGTTTCTTCTCGTCCTGGCAGCCGTCGGAATCGCCGCGTTCGGCATCTACAACTTCGTTCGGGCCCGCTTCGGGCGGATGTGA
- a CDS encoding beta-galactosidase, producing MRSGVNRFVGGIAAVLLLFAATSVTDTRTAQAQPATTPRDGYGFAVGAPMTWMSPMDADRELDAVARTGATWLRVFVDWSRIEPMPGAYDWGYLDHWIDGAVSRGLQVLAMVSYTPEWGRTPGSYFSAPPVDPALLASFLTTLVKRYGDRVSSWEVWNEPNVPLFFGYLDDRAARYTALLKAAYPAIKAVQPHSTVLAAGMSRAFAPDAPPTFVEAMYALGAGGFFDAMAMHPYVYPAGLGIDDHNGWSDVERVRQLMVDNGDGGKKIWMTEIGAPTAAATPGGVTQQEQARQITDVLAKAARTVYSGPVFIYSIRDIDTADQTDDQDNFGALLTSDWRPKVTAEVLAR from the coding sequence ATGCGCAGCGGGGTGAACAGGTTCGTCGGCGGGATCGCCGCCGTCTTGCTGCTGTTTGCCGCGACGTCGGTCACCGATACGCGCACCGCGCAGGCGCAGCCGGCCACCACCCCCCGCGACGGGTACGGCTTCGCCGTCGGCGCACCGATGACGTGGATGAGCCCCATGGACGCCGACCGCGAACTCGACGCAGTGGCTCGAACCGGTGCGACATGGTTGCGGGTGTTCGTGGACTGGAGCCGCATCGAGCCGATGCCCGGCGCCTACGACTGGGGCTATCTGGATCACTGGATCGACGGGGCGGTGTCGCGCGGGCTGCAGGTGCTGGCCATGGTCTCCTACACCCCGGAATGGGGCAGGACGCCCGGATCGTATTTCAGCGCCCCGCCCGTCGACCCGGCTCTGCTCGCCAGCTTTCTGACCACCCTGGTGAAGCGCTACGGCGACCGGGTCAGCAGTTGGGAGGTGTGGAACGAGCCGAACGTCCCGCTCTTCTTCGGTTACCTCGACGACCGCGCGGCCCGCTACACGGCGCTGTTGAAGGCCGCCTATCCGGCGATCAAGGCGGTGCAGCCGCACAGCACCGTGTTGGCCGCGGGGATGAGCCGTGCGTTCGCGCCGGACGCGCCGCCGACGTTCGTCGAGGCGATGTACGCGCTCGGCGCCGGCGGGTTTTTCGATGCGATGGCCATGCACCCCTACGTTTATCCCGCCGGGTTGGGCATCGACGACCACAACGGTTGGTCCGATGTCGAACGGGTACGCCAACTCATGGTCGACAACGGCGACGGCGGAAAGAAGATCTGGATGACCGAGATCGGCGCGCCCACCGCCGCGGCCACGCCCGGCGGGGTCACCCAACAAGAGCAGGCGCGGCAGATCACCGACGTGCTGGCCAAGGCGGCGCGGACCGTTTACAGCGGTCCGGTGTTCATCTATTCGATCCGCGACATCGACACCGCGGACCAAACGGATGACCAGGACAACTTCGGGGCGTTGCTGACGTCGGACTGGCGGCCAAAGGTGACCGCGGAGGTGCTGGCAAGGTAG
- a CDS encoding siderophore-interacting protein has product MAGRPIHTFQVMRTEQLTPHLIRLVLGGSGPGTGFDTFTPSEFTDSYVKIVVVDDGIDVGALPQPLTIDSFNTLPPDRRPTVRTFTVRHADPERRELWIDFVVHGDHGVAGPWAAAAEPGQPAYLMGPSGAYAPDPAADWYLFAGDETAIPAIGVALEALPDNAIGKAFIEVAGPEDEIALKRPDGVELTWIYRGGRADLVPEDIAGDNAPLIAAVKETPWLPGQVQVFIHGEAQAVMHNLRPYIRKERGVEAKWASSISGYWRRGRTEETFRQWKRELAKAEEQANA; this is encoded by the coding sequence GTGGCAGGGCGTCCGATACACACCTTTCAGGTGATGCGCACCGAGCAGTTGACACCGCATCTCATCCGCCTGGTGCTCGGCGGCTCGGGTCCGGGCACCGGCTTCGATACCTTCACGCCCAGCGAGTTCACGGATTCCTACGTCAAGATCGTGGTCGTCGACGACGGCATCGACGTCGGCGCGTTGCCGCAGCCGCTGACCATCGACAGTTTCAACACCCTGCCACCGGACCGACGACCGACGGTGCGCACCTTCACCGTCCGCCACGCCGACCCCGAGCGGCGTGAGCTCTGGATCGACTTCGTGGTGCACGGCGACCACGGCGTGGCTGGGCCGTGGGCCGCGGCCGCCGAACCGGGCCAGCCGGCCTATCTGATGGGCCCCAGCGGGGCCTACGCGCCTGACCCGGCAGCGGACTGGTATCTGTTCGCCGGTGACGAGACCGCCATCCCCGCGATCGGTGTGGCACTGGAAGCGTTGCCCGACAACGCGATCGGCAAAGCCTTCATTGAAGTCGCGGGGCCCGAGGACGAGATCGCGCTGAAGAGGCCCGACGGTGTCGAGCTGACCTGGATCTATCGTGGCGGCCGCGCCGACCTGGTGCCCGAGGACATCGCCGGCGACAACGCGCCGCTCATCGCGGCGGTCAAGGAGACGCCGTGGCTACCGGGGCAGGTGCAGGTCTTCATCCACGGCGAGGCGCAGGCGGTGATGCACAACCTGCGGCCCTATATCCGCAAGGAGCGCGGTGTGGAGGCCAAGTGGGCGTCGTCGATCTCCGGCTACTGGCGTCGTGGCCGCACCGAAGAGACGTTCCGCCAGTGGAAACGGGAACTGGCCAAGGCCGAGGAACAGGCCAACGCCTGA
- a CDS encoding YifB family Mg chelatase-like AAA ATPase has protein sequence MALGRAFSVAIRGLEGQIVEIEADISSGLPGVHLVGLADAALQESRNRVRAAITNCGNNWPMARLTLALSPATLPKMGSVYDLALALSVLSAEKKTEWPRLEKTVLLGELALDGRVRPVTGVLPAVMAAKREGWPTVVVPVDNLAEASLVDGIEVLGVRTLRELQSWITGKAPLRGRVDAPRGVSGPTFDLADVVGQSQARFAVEVAAAGGHHLMLTGPPGVGKTMLAQRLPGLLPTLSESESLEVTAIHSVAGLLATDTPLITQPPFIAPHHTSSVAAMVGGGSGMARPGAVSRAHRGVLFLDECAEIGVSVLEALRTPLEDGEIRLARRDGVARYPARFLLVLAANPCPCAPPNPRDCICGGAEKRRYLGKLSGPLIDRVDLRVEMHPVRAGELVQQEGESTAMVRERVVAARQAAGERWRAYGIRTNAEVSGALLRRRFRLPRTVMKPLYGAVDRGQLSARGMDRTLRVAWSLCDLAGRTSPDLEDVTAALSFRQCGGVR, from the coding sequence ATGGCGCTGGGGCGGGCCTTCTCGGTGGCCATCCGCGGCCTCGAGGGGCAGATCGTGGAGATCGAGGCCGACATCTCGTCGGGTCTGCCCGGCGTGCATCTGGTCGGCCTCGCGGACGCGGCGCTGCAGGAATCGCGAAACCGGGTGCGTGCGGCGATCACCAACTGCGGCAACAACTGGCCGATGGCGCGGCTGACGTTGGCGCTGTCGCCGGCGACGCTGCCGAAGATGGGGTCTGTCTACGATTTGGCGCTCGCGCTGTCGGTGCTGTCGGCGGAAAAGAAGACCGAGTGGCCGCGGCTGGAGAAAACGGTGTTGCTCGGCGAGCTCGCGCTCGACGGTCGGGTGCGGCCGGTCACCGGTGTGCTGCCCGCGGTGATGGCCGCCAAACGCGAGGGCTGGCCGACCGTGGTGGTGCCCGTCGACAACCTCGCCGAAGCCAGCCTGGTCGACGGCATCGAGGTGCTGGGCGTGCGCACGCTGCGTGAGCTGCAGTCCTGGATCACGGGAAAAGCACCGCTGCGGGGCAGGGTTGATGCGCCACGCGGTGTTTCGGGGCCGACGTTCGACCTCGCCGACGTGGTCGGACAGAGCCAGGCGCGGTTCGCCGTCGAGGTCGCCGCGGCCGGCGGGCACCATCTGATGTTGACCGGTCCACCCGGCGTGGGTAAAACGATGCTGGCACAACGGCTTCCGGGACTGCTGCCGACGCTGTCGGAAAGTGAGTCGCTGGAGGTGACGGCGATTCACTCGGTGGCGGGATTGCTTGCCACCGACACGCCGTTGATCACACAACCGCCGTTCATCGCTCCGCACCACACCTCCAGCGTCGCGGCGATGGTCGGGGGCGGCTCGGGAATGGCGCGTCCTGGCGCCGTCAGCCGCGCCCACCGCGGCGTGCTGTTTCTCGACGAGTGCGCGGAGATCGGTGTCAGCGTGCTCGAGGCGCTGCGAACCCCGCTGGAGGACGGGGAGATTCGGCTGGCACGTCGCGACGGGGTGGCGCGTTATCCGGCACGGTTCCTGTTGGTGTTGGCGGCCAACCCGTGTCCGTGCGCACCGCCCAATCCCCGAGACTGCATCTGCGGCGGGGCCGAGAAGCGGCGGTATCTCGGCAAGCTGTCCGGCCCGCTGATCGACCGCGTCGATCTGCGCGTCGAGATGCATCCGGTGCGAGCGGGCGAGCTTGTGCAACAGGAGGGCGAGTCCACCGCCATGGTTCGCGAGCGCGTCGTGGCGGCGCGGCAGGCGGCCGGGGAACGGTGGCGCGCGTACGGGATCCGAACCAACGCCGAGGTCAGCGGAGCGTTGCTGCGGCGCAGGTTTCGCCTGCCGAGGACCGTGATGAAGCCGCTGTACGGGGCGGTCGATCGCGGTCAGCTCAGCGCGCGCGGCATGGACCGCACGCTACGTGTGGCGTGGTCGCTTTGCGATCTTGCCGGACGGACCTCCCCGGATCTGGAGGACGTCACGGCGGCCTTGAGTTTCCGGCAGTGCGGGGGTGTGCGATGA
- the dprA gene encoding DNA-processing protein DprA, which translates to MSDDVARAWAYLSRVAEPPCPALNALVARVGVVEAADRVRTGQAGAAVNDGVESRRHIDCAARDLDLLAAMGGRLVTPDDDEWPMLAFTAFAGIGGRLRPQAHKPMVLWVVGSARLDDVTARAAAVVGTRAATAYGEFAAGDLAAGLAGRDVAVVSGAAFGIDGAAHRAALAADGLTVAVLAGGIDVPYPAGHSALLRRIAEDGTLITEYPPGVRPARHRFLTRNRLVAALAGATVVVEAGARSGAANTAAWAGALGRAVCAVPGPITSSASVGCHVLLRDGARLITRAEEVIELVGRIGELAPDEPRPVSPLDGLDDTDKRVYDALPARAARDLDEIAMAAGLPARQVLGPLATLELAGLVRRRDGRWKRVL; encoded by the coding sequence ATGAGCGACGACGTTGCGCGTGCCTGGGCCTACCTGTCCCGGGTGGCCGAACCACCGTGCCCGGCGCTGAATGCACTGGTGGCGCGGGTCGGAGTGGTCGAAGCCGCCGATCGTGTCCGCACCGGGCAAGCCGGGGCTGCGGTGAACGACGGAGTGGAATCGCGGCGCCACATCGACTGTGCTGCACGGGATTTAGACCTGCTCGCGGCGATGGGCGGTCGGCTGGTCACTCCGGATGACGATGAATGGCCGATGCTGGCGTTCACCGCGTTCGCCGGCATCGGTGGGCGGCTGCGTCCGCAGGCTCACAAGCCGATGGTGCTGTGGGTGGTCGGGTCGGCGCGGCTAGACGACGTAACTGCCCGTGCTGCGGCGGTGGTCGGCACCAGGGCGGCCACCGCGTACGGCGAGTTCGCCGCGGGAGATCTGGCCGCGGGGTTGGCTGGACGAGATGTCGCGGTGGTGTCCGGTGCGGCGTTCGGTATCGACGGGGCAGCGCACCGCGCCGCCCTGGCGGCCGACGGGCTGACCGTCGCGGTGCTCGCCGGCGGGATCGACGTGCCCTATCCGGCGGGACACAGCGCGCTCCTGCGACGGATCGCCGAGGACGGGACATTGATCACCGAATATCCACCCGGCGTGCGCCCGGCACGGCACCGGTTTCTGACCCGCAACCGGCTGGTGGCTGCGCTGGCCGGCGCCACCGTCGTCGTGGAGGCCGGGGCCCGCAGCGGCGCCGCCAACACCGCGGCGTGGGCCGGTGCCCTGGGGCGCGCGGTGTGCGCGGTTCCCGGCCCGATCACGTCCTCGGCGTCGGTCGGGTGCCACGTCTTACTGCGGGACGGGGCCCGTCTGATCACCCGCGCCGAGGAGGTCATCGAGCTGGTCGGCCGGATCGGCGAGCTGGCTCCCGACGAGCCGCGGCCGGTCTCACCGCTCGACGGCCTCGACGACACCGACAAACGCGTCTATGACGCGCTGCCCGCACGTGCGGCCCGTGATCTCGACGAGATCGCGATGGCCGCCGGTTTGCCGGCCCGACAGGTGTTGGGCCCGCTGGCAACCCTTGAGCTGGCCGGCTTGGTGAGGCGCCGCGACGGACGTTGGAAACGCGTCCTTTAG
- a CDS encoding iron ABC transporter substrate-binding protein, with product MRPRWRRIAAVLSTLAVAIGATACTNSGDSDELLIYNAQHESLAKEWIDAFTEETGINVSYRQGGDTELGNQLVAEGDASPADVFLTENSPAMAAVERAGLFAELDAETLDQVPAQFRPDTGRWTGVAARSTVFVYNKDRLTPDQLPKSMLDLQQPEWKGRWGAPPTKADFQAIVAALLELEGEAATAQWLEAMKANAVPYNNNIDTLKAVNAGEVDGGIIYHYYWYRDQSKTKEISGNTALHYFKNRDPGAFVSLSGGGVLASSDKQDQAQRFLRFVTSRAGQEVLEKGTSFEYPVASGVPANPELPPLDSLQAPDVDPSKLNEQKVTELMTKAGLL from the coding sequence ATGCGACCACGGTGGAGGCGGATCGCCGCCGTCCTGTCAACGCTGGCCGTCGCGATCGGCGCGACCGCATGCACCAACTCGGGTGACAGCGACGAGCTGCTGATCTACAACGCGCAGCACGAGTCACTGGCCAAGGAGTGGATCGACGCGTTCACCGAGGAGACCGGCATCAACGTGTCCTACCGCCAGGGCGGCGACACCGAGCTCGGCAATCAGCTGGTGGCCGAGGGCGACGCCTCACCCGCCGACGTCTTCCTCACCGAGAACTCCCCCGCGATGGCGGCCGTGGAACGCGCGGGCCTCTTCGCCGAACTCGACGCCGAGACCCTCGATCAGGTGCCTGCGCAGTTCCGCCCGGACACCGGCAGGTGGACCGGGGTCGCCGCGCGCAGCACCGTGTTCGTCTACAACAAGGACAGGTTGACGCCCGACCAGTTACCGAAGTCGATGCTCGACCTGCAGCAGCCCGAGTGGAAGGGCCGCTGGGGTGCCCCGCCGACCAAGGCCGACTTCCAGGCGATCGTCGCCGCGCTGCTCGAACTCGAGGGCGAGGCAGCCACCGCGCAGTGGCTCGAGGCGATGAAGGCCAACGCGGTGCCCTACAACAACAACATCGACACCCTCAAGGCGGTCAACGCCGGCGAGGTCGACGGCGGCATCATCTACCACTACTACTGGTACCGCGATCAATCCAAGACCAAGGAGATCAGCGGCAACACCGCGCTGCACTATTTCAAGAACCGCGATCCCGGTGCCTTCGTCAGCCTGTCCGGCGGAGGCGTGCTGGCCTCCAGCGACAAGCAGGATCAGGCGCAGCGCTTTCTGCGGTTCGTCACCAGCAGGGCAGGCCAGGAAGTCCTCGAGAAAGGCACCTCCTTCGAGTATCCGGTCGCCAGCGGTGTGCCCGCGAATCCGGAACTGCCTCCTCTGGATTCGCTGCAGGCGCCCGATGTCGACCCCTCGAAGTTGAACGAACAGAAGGTGACCGAGCTGATGACGAAGGCAGGCCTGCTGTAG
- a CDS encoding YraN family protein has product MTSFTSAEIGALGEQLAVDHLRSLGLRVLDRNWRCRYGELDVIAADDAARIAIFVEVKTRTSDRFGGVEQAVTPEKVQRLRRLACLWLAAQDTGWAHLRIDVVGVRIGRQRTPEIIHLQGVG; this is encoded by the coding sequence ATGACTTCCTTCACCAGCGCTGAAATCGGTGCACTCGGAGAGCAACTCGCGGTCGATCATCTGCGGTCGCTTGGCTTGCGGGTGCTCGACCGGAACTGGCGTTGCCGGTATGGCGAGCTGGACGTGATCGCCGCCGACGACGCCGCCCGCATCGCGATCTTCGTCGAGGTGAAGACCCGCACCAGCGATCGGTTCGGCGGTGTCGAACAGGCGGTCACCCCGGAGAAGGTGCAGCGCCTACGCCGCCTGGCGTGCTTGTGGTTGGCCGCACAGGACACCGGGTGGGCGCATCTGCGCATCGACGTCGTCGGGGTGCGCATCGGCAGGCAGCGCACGCCCGAGATCATCCATCTGCAGGGGGTGGGGTGA